The following are encoded together in the Coffea arabica cultivar ET-39 chromosome 1c, Coffea Arabica ET-39 HiFi, whole genome shotgun sequence genome:
- the LOC113696975 gene encoding uncharacterized protein isoform X3 → MATAGLRMLEKGVQDRILEACRTVLRGSDFRFYDDWASVISGGDPKQTTGIIELGGAAAQMLRKLSKQLNSEDWIWNNLNTLLGNRIYIRINDGGTSVLLYAENKFLVMVIRDLLNLCEITKGKDNKVVIASNIMQMTVNSSFR, encoded by the exons ATGGCAACTGCTGGTTTGAGGATGTTGGAGAAAGGAGTTCAAGATAGGATTTTGGAGGCTTGCCGAACCGTGTTGAGGGGCTCGGATTTCAGGTTTTACGATGATTGGGCTTCCGTTATTTCCG GAGGTGATCCTAAGCAAACAACTGGTATTATTGAACTTGGAGGTGCTGCAGCTCAG ATGCTGAGGAAGTTAAGTAAACAGCTGAATAGTGAGGATTGGATATGGAACAACCTAAATACCTTGCTGGGCAATAGGATCTATATCAGGATCAATGATGGAGGAACAAGTGTATTGCTTTATGCT GAAAACAAGTTTCTTGTGATGGTGATACGTGATTTGTTAAACCTTTGTGAGATTACAAAAGGCAAAGACAACAAAGTAGTTATTGCAAGTAATATAAT GCAAATGACCGTGAACTCCAGTTTTCGATAG
- the LOC113696975 gene encoding probable apyrase 5 isoform X4 gives MATAGLRMLEKGVQDRILEACRTVLRGSDFRFYDDWASVISGSDEGVYAWVVANYALGTVGGDPKQTTGIIELGGAAAQANDRELQFSIVDGDFKKFEGKWSVKSGKSTMLLNALEEMKKVGFWICS, from the exons ATGGCAACTGCTGGTTTGAGGATGTTGGAGAAAGGAGTTCAAGATAGGATTTTGGAGGCTTGCCGAACCGTGTTGAGGGGCTCGGATTTCAGGTTTTACGATGATTGGGCTTCCGTTATTTCCG GTTCTGATGAAGGTGTATATGCCTGGGTCGTTGCTAATTATGCCCTTGGCACTGTAGGAGGTGATCCTAAGCAAACAACTGGTATTATTGAACTTGGAGGTGCTGCAGCTCAG GCAAATGACCGTGAACTCCAGTTTTCGATAGTTGATGGTGATTTCAAGAAGTTTGAAGGAAAATGGTCTGTCAAATCTGGTAAAAG TACAATGCTATTAAATGCTCTTGAGGAGATGAAAAAGGTTGGCTTTTGGATATGCTCATGA
- the LOC113736108 gene encoding UDP-glycosyltransferase 74G1-like, with protein sequence METHRAHCLILPYPVQGHINPMLQFAKRLQHEGVKVTFATTKFLFETVDEVSASISVETISDGYDEGANGIVLEIYFPRFQKVGSETLTELVLKLQDSGRPVDCIIYDAFLPWCLDVAKDLGVRAGVFFTQSCAVNNIYNHVHKGLLKLPLEATEVDIPGLRPLLASDLPSFVSNPGLYPASSQLIVHDQVENFEEADWIFFNTFYGLEEEVIHWMAKILPVKTIGPTIPSMYLEKRLEDDKQYGLNLFKPMTNACMSWLNERSISSVVYVSFGSLAELEVKQMEELAWSLRASSYNFLWVVRESESKKLPKDFVKETFGKGLIISWCPQLDVLAHKSISCFITHCGWNSTLEALSLGVPMIAMPQWTDQSTNAKFVIDIWKMGIKARPDENGIVRRDVISQCINLVMDGKKGQEIRKNEKKWKDLARQAFDEGGSSDKNILKTLCLIWLNHDETKDKTFIATSPRTLANPKLSLGPPATRPPPSLGVLVSLFLVPVNKKWYAVVSAIAASAVPSLVMARSHRIESVLQIPCVISDSAEAMEKTSNAISLLKKIGACLDAKKAKDSQGCLILRRSRRGLLLRWRSWWSLGGKGYLGSIGGRLKLG encoded by the exons ATGGAAACTCACAGAGCTCATTGCCTGATATTGCCATATCCCGTCCAAGGTCACATAAACCCAATGCTCCAATTTGCTAAGCGTTTGCAACATGAGGGCGTCAAAGTCACGTTTGCTACAACCAAGTTCTTGTTTGAAACTGTGGATGAAGTCTCAGCTTCTATCTCAGTGGAGACCATCTCTGATGGATATGATGAGGGGGCAAATGGAATTGTACTGGAAATATACTTTCCTAGGTTTCAAAAGGTTGGCTCAGAAACTCTGACTGAGCTAGTCTTGAAGCTTCAAGATTCGGGCCGTCCTGTTGATTGTATCATTTATGATGCATTCTTGCCTTGGTGTCTAGATGTAGCCAAGGATCTTGGCGTACGTGCGGGTGTGTTCTTCACTCAATCCTGTGCTGTCAATAACATCTACAACCATGTCCACAAAGGACTTTTGAAGCTTCCTCTAGAGGCGACTGAAGTGGACATTCCCGGTTTGCGACCACTATTAGCTTCAGATCTGCCCTCTTTTGTGTCTAATCCTGGTCTATATCCAGCAAGTTCACAGCTGATTGTACATGACCAAgtggaaaattttgaagaagcTGACTGGATCTTTTTCAACACATTTTACGGGTTGGAGGAAGAG GTGATTCACTGGATGGCAAAAATCCTACCGGTAAAGACAATTGGACCAACTATTCCATCCATGTACTTAGAAAAGCGCCTTGAAGATGACAAGCAGTATGGTCTCAATCTTTTTAAGCCAATGACAAATGCTTGCATGTCATGGCTAAATGAAAGGTCAATCAGTTCAGTTGTTTATGTATCATTTGGAAGTTTGGCAGAACTTGAAGTTAAGCAGATGGAAGAATTAGCATGGAGCTTGAGAGCTAGCAGCTATAATTTTCTCTGGGTGGTTAGAGAATCAGAGTCAAAGAAGCTGCCGAAAGACTTTGTTAAAGAAACATTTGGCAAAGGACTAATAATCTCATGGTGCCCTCAGCTTGACGTTTTAGCCCACAAATCTATAAGCTGCTTTATAACTCATTGTGGGTGGAATTCAACATTGGAGGCCTTAAGTTTGGGAGTCCCGATGATAGCAATGCCACAATGGACAGATCAAAGCACAAATGCCAAGTTTGTAATCGACATTTGGAAAATGGGAATCAAGGCTCGGCCAGATGAAAATGGAATTGTTAGAAGAGATGTGATTAGTCAATGCATAAACCTAGTGATGGACGGGAAGAAAGgacaagagattaggaaaaatgagaaaaagtgGAAGGATTTGGCAAGACAGGCTTTTGATGAAGGAGGAAGTTCagacaaaaatattttaaagaCTTTGTGTCTGATTTGGCTCAATCATGACGAGACAAAAGA CAAGACATTCATCGCGACATCTCCAAGAACTCTCGCCAACCCTAAGCTGTCTCTAGGTCCGCCGGCCACCAGACCTCCGCCGAGTCTTGGGGTGCTGGTCTCGCTGTTTCTC GTCCCAGTTAACAAGAAATGGTATGCCGTGGTTTCTGCCATCGCCGCCTCTGCAGTGCCTTCCCTTGTCATGGCCCGCAGCCACCGGATCGAGTCTGTCCTGCAAATCCCCTGTGTGATCTCCGATTCTGCTGAGGCCATGGAGAAAACCTCCAATGCTATCAGTCTTCTCAAGAAAATTGGGGCTTGCCTTGATGCTAAGAAGGCTAAGGACAGCCAGGGTTGTCTGATTTTGCGGAGGAGCCGGAGAGGGCTGCTTCTGCGGTGGCGGAGCTGGTGGAGTTTGGGAGGAAAAGGGTACCTCGGGAGTATTGGAGGGAGACTGAAATTAGGCTAA
- the LOC113697247 gene encoding UDP-glycosyltransferase 74G1-like, translating to METCRAHCLILPFPIQGHINPMLQFSKRLQHEGTKITLATTKSLFKTVNEVSGSISVKAISDGYDEGANGIAPEIYLLKFQKVGSETLTELILKLQDLGRPVDCIIYDAFLPWCLDVAKDLGVRAGVFFTQSCAVNNIYYHVRKGLLKLPLEATEVDIPGLPPLLASDLPSFVSNPGPYPATSQLVVHDQMEKIEEADWIFFNTFYKLEEKVNDWMATTLPVKTIGPTIPSMYLDKRLVDDKQYGLNLFKPMTNACVSWLSERSISSVVYVAFGSLAELDVVQMEELSWGLRTSNYHFLWVVRESESKKLPKDFVKETFDKGLIISWCPQPEVLAHKSIGCFITHCGWNSTLEALSLGVPMIAMPQWTDQSTNAKFVKDIWKMGIKAQPDENGIVRRDAIGQCLITVMEGEIGQEIRKNAKKWKDLARQALEEGGSSDENTKDFVSKLIQS from the exons ATGGAAACTTGCAGAGCTCATTGCTTGATATTGCCATTTCCCATCCAAGGCCACATAAACCCAATGCTTCAATTTTCCAAGCGTTTGCAACATGAGGGCACCAAAATTACCCTCGCTACAACCAAGTCCTTGTTTAAAACAGTAAATGAAGTCTCAGGTTCTATCTCAGTGAAGGCCATCTCTGATGGATATGATGAAGGAGCAAATGGAATTGCACCGGAAATATACTTGCTGAAGTTTCAAAAGGTTGGCTCCGAAACTCTGACTGAGCTAATCTTGAAGCTTCAAGATTTGGGCCGTCCTGTTGATTGTATCATTTATGATGCATTCTTGCCTTGGTGCCTAGATGTAGCCAAGGATCTTGGGGTTCGTGCGGGTGTGTTCTTCACTCAATCCTGTGCTGTCAATAACATCTACTACCATGTCCGCAAAGGGCTTTTGAAGCTTCCTCTAGAGGCGACTGAAGTGGACATTCCCGGTTTGCCACCACTATTAGCTTCAGATCTGCCTTCTTTTGTTTCTAATCCTGGTCCATATCCAGCAACTTCTCAGCTGGTTGTGCATGACCAAatggaaaaaattgaagaagctgacTGGATCTTCTTCAACACATTTTACAAGTTGGAGGAGAAG GTGAATGATTGGATGGCAACAACCCTACCAGTAAAGACAATTGGACCAACTATTCCTTCCATGTACTTAGACAAGCGCCTTGTAGACGACAAGCAATATGGTCTCAATCTCTTTAAACCAATGACTAACGCGTGCGTTTCATGGCTCAGTGAAAGGTCAATTAGTTCAGTTGTCTATGTAGCATTTGGAAGTTTGGCAGAACTTGATGTTGTGCAGATGGAAGAATTATCATGGGGCTTGAGAACCAGCAACTATCATTTTCTGTGGGTGGTTAGAGAATCAGAGTCAAAGAAGCTGCCAAAAGACTTTGTTAAAGAAACATTTGACAAAGGACTAATAATCTCGTGGTGTCCTCAGCCTGAAGTTTTAGCCCACAAATCTATAGGCTGCTTTATAACTCATTGTGGGTGGAATTCAACATTGGAGGCCTTAAGTTTGGGCGTCCCGATGATAGCAATGCCACAATGGACAGATCAAAGCACAAATGCCAAGTTTGTAAAGGACATTTGGAAAATGGGAATCAAGGCTCAGCCAGATGAAAATGGAATTGTTAGAAGAGATGCCATTGGTCAATGCTTAATCACAGTGATGGAGGGGGAGATAGgacaagagattaggaaaaatgcaaaaaagtgGAAGGATTTGGCAAGACAGGCTCTTGAAGAAGGGGGAAGTTCAGATGAAAACACTAAAGACTTCGTATccaaattgattcaatcatGA
- the LOC113696975 gene encoding probable apyrase 5 isoform X5: protein MATAGLRMLEKGVQDRILEACRTVLRGSDFRFYDDWASVISGSDEGVYAWVVANYALGTVGGDPKQTTGIIELGGAAAQANDRELQFSIVDGDFKKFEGKWSVKSGKRLRMCGPVV, encoded by the exons ATGGCAACTGCTGGTTTGAGGATGTTGGAGAAAGGAGTTCAAGATAGGATTTTGGAGGCTTGCCGAACCGTGTTGAGGGGCTCGGATTTCAGGTTTTACGATGATTGGGCTTCCGTTATTTCCG GTTCTGATGAAGGTGTATATGCCTGGGTCGTTGCTAATTATGCCCTTGGCACTGTAGGAGGTGATCCTAAGCAAACAACTGGTATTATTGAACTTGGAGGTGCTGCAGCTCAG GCAAATGACCGTGAACTCCAGTTTTCGATAGTTGATGGTGATTTCAAGAAGTTTGAAGGAAAATGGTCTGTCAAATCTGGTAAAAG ATTGCGGATGTGTGGTCCTGTGGTGTGA
- the LOC113736124 gene encoding UDP-glycosyltransferase 74G1-like produces the protein METYRAHCMILPFPIQSHINPMLQFAKSLQHEGTKITLATTNFLFKTLDEGSGSISVKTICDGYDEGANGIVPEIYFPKFRKVGSETLTELILKLQDLGCPVDCIIYDSLLPWCLDVAKDLGVRAGVFTQSCAVNNIYHHVHKGLLKLPLEESEVDIPGLPPFLASDLPSFVSNSGPYPASSQLVLHDQLEKFEEADWIFFNGFYRLEEEVNGWMATILPVETIGPTIPSMYLDKRLEDDKQYGPNLFKPMNNACISWLSERSISSVVYVAFGSLAELDVEQMEELSWGLRTTTIILYGWLENQNQRSCQKASSLGVPMIAMPQWTDQSTNARFVMDIWKIGIKAQPDENGIVRRDVIGQCISLVMEGEIGQEIRKSAKKWKELARLAFEEGGSSDENIKDFVSDLAQS, from the exons ATGGAAACTTACAGAGCTCATTGCATGATATTGCCATTCCCCATCCAAAGTCACATAAACCCAATGCTCCAATTTGCTAAGAGTTTGCAACATGAGGGCACCAAAATCACCCTCGCTACAACCAATTTCTTGTTTAAAACACTCGATGAAGGCTCAGGTTCTATCTCAGTGAAAACCATATGTGATGGATATGATGAGGGAGCAAATGGAATTGTACCGGAAATATACTTTCCTAAATTTCGAAAGGTTGGCTCAGAAACTTTGACTGAGCTAATCTTGAAGCTTCAGGATTTGGGCTGTCCTGTTGATTGTATCATTTATGATTCACTCTTGCCTTGGTGTCTAGATGTAGCCAAGGATCTTGGAGTACGTGCGGGTGTGTTCACTCAATCTTGCGCTGTCAATAACATCTACCACCATGTCCACAAAGGGCTTTTGAAACTTCCTCTAGAGGAGAGTGAAGTGGACATTCCTGGTTTGCCACCATTTCTAGCTTCAGATCTGCCCTCTTTTGTGTCTAATTCGGGTCCATATCCAGCAAGTTCTCAGCTGGTTTTGCATGACCaattggaaaaatttgaagaagctgACTGGATCTTTTTCAACGGATTTTACAGATTGGAGGAGGAG GTGAATGGTTGGATGGCAACAATCCTACCAGTAGAGACAATTGGACCAACTATTCCTTCCATGTACTTAGACAAGCGCCTTGAAGATGACAAGCAATATGGTCCCAATCTTTTTAAACCAATGAATAATGCGTGCATTTCATGGCTAAGTGAAAGGTCAATTAGTTCAGTTGTTTATGTAGCATTTGGAAGTTTGGCAGAACTTGATGTTGAGCAGATGGAAGAATTATCATGGGGCTTGAGAACCACAACTATCATTTTATATGGGTGGTTAGAGAATCAGAATCAAAGAAGCTGCCAAAAG GCCTCAAGTTTGGGAGTCCCAATGATTGCAATGCCACAATGGACAGATCAAAGCACAAATGCCAGGTTTGTAATGGACATTTGGAAAATAGGAATCAAGGCTCAGCCAGATGAAAATGGAATTGTTAGAAGAGATGTCATTGGTCAATGCATTAGCCTAGTGATGGAGGGGGAGATTGgacaagagattaggaaaaGTGCAAAAAAGTGGAAGGAGTTGGCAAGACTGGCATTTGAAGAAGGGGGAAGTTCAGATGAAAACATTAAAGACTTTGTGTCAGATTTGGCTCAATCATGA
- the LOC113696975 gene encoding apyrase-like isoform X1 has translation MATAGLRMLEKGVQDRILEACRTVLRGSDFRFYDDWASVISGSDEGVYAWVVANYALGTVGGDPKQTTGIIELGGAAAQMLRKLSKQLNSEDWIWNNLNTLLGNRIYIRINDGGTSVLLYAENKFLVMVIRDLLNLCEITKGKDNKVVIASNIMQMTVNSSFR, from the exons ATGGCAACTGCTGGTTTGAGGATGTTGGAGAAAGGAGTTCAAGATAGGATTTTGGAGGCTTGCCGAACCGTGTTGAGGGGCTCGGATTTCAGGTTTTACGATGATTGGGCTTCCGTTATTTCCG GTTCTGATGAAGGTGTATATGCCTGGGTCGTTGCTAATTATGCCCTTGGCACTGTAGGAGGTGATCCTAAGCAAACAACTGGTATTATTGAACTTGGAGGTGCTGCAGCTCAG ATGCTGAGGAAGTTAAGTAAACAGCTGAATAGTGAGGATTGGATATGGAACAACCTAAATACCTTGCTGGGCAATAGGATCTATATCAGGATCAATGATGGAGGAACAAGTGTATTGCTTTATGCT GAAAACAAGTTTCTTGTGATGGTGATACGTGATTTGTTAAACCTTTGTGAGATTACAAAAGGCAAAGACAACAAAGTAGTTATTGCAAGTAATATAAT GCAAATGACCGTGAACTCCAGTTTTCGATAG
- the LOC113697197 gene encoding uncharacterized protein — MAFVKAQKTKAYFKHYQVSFKRRREGKTDYRARLIAAQKVPVAAAKKTPAPAAAQQQQSKPTANLPSKPLPPAQAGLCSCYCLSCTIFGEEGKFPEIGNDSDMLSSIESKSALVGNEPKNEGLLSATSSSHGKLLKIVMQKYIRSYPND; from the exons ATGGCTTTTGTTAAAGCCCAGAAAACAAAAGCTTACTTCAAGCACTACCAAGTCTCGTTTAAGAGAAGGAGAGAGGGAAAGACGGACTACCGAGCTAGG CTAATTGCTGCTCAGAAGGTTCCTGTGGCCGCAGCTAAGAAAACCCCAGCTCCTGCAGCTGCTCAGCAGCAGCAATCCAAGCCGACGGCTAATCTTCCTTCGAAGCCGCTCCCCCCAGCTCAAGCTG GTCTATGCAGCTGCTACTGTCTTTCTTGTACCATTTTTGGAGAGGAAGGGAAATTTCCTGAG ATTGGAAATGATTCAGATATGTTGTCTTCAATTGAGTCAAAAAGTGCATTGGTTGGGAATGAGccaaaaaatgaaggattattGTCTGCTACATCCTCCTCACATGGCAAGCTGCTGAAG ATTGTAATGCAAAAATACATAAGGAGCTATCCAAATGACTAA
- the LOC113696975 gene encoding probable apyrase 5 isoform X6: protein MATAGLRMLEKGVQDRILEACRTVLRGSDFRFYDDWASVISGGDPKQTTGIIELGGAAAQANDRELQFSIVDGDFKKFEGKWSVKSGKSTMLLNALEEMKKVGFWICS, encoded by the exons ATGGCAACTGCTGGTTTGAGGATGTTGGAGAAAGGAGTTCAAGATAGGATTTTGGAGGCTTGCCGAACCGTGTTGAGGGGCTCGGATTTCAGGTTTTACGATGATTGGGCTTCCGTTATTTCCG GAGGTGATCCTAAGCAAACAACTGGTATTATTGAACTTGGAGGTGCTGCAGCTCAG GCAAATGACCGTGAACTCCAGTTTTCGATAGTTGATGGTGATTTCAAGAAGTTTGAAGGAAAATGGTCTGTCAAATCTGGTAAAAG TACAATGCTATTAAATGCTCTTGAGGAGATGAAAAAGGTTGGCTTTTGGATATGCTCATGA
- the LOC113696975 gene encoding probable apyrase 4 isoform X2, with the protein MATAGLRMLEKGVQDRILEACRTVLRGSDFRFYDDWASVISGSDEGVYAWVVANYALGTVGGDPKQTTGIIELGGAAAQMLRKLSKQLNSEDWIWNNLNTLLGNRIYIRINDGGTSENKFLVMVIRDLLNLCEITKGKDNKVVIASNIMQMTVNSSFR; encoded by the exons ATGGCAACTGCTGGTTTGAGGATGTTGGAGAAAGGAGTTCAAGATAGGATTTTGGAGGCTTGCCGAACCGTGTTGAGGGGCTCGGATTTCAGGTTTTACGATGATTGGGCTTCCGTTATTTCCG GTTCTGATGAAGGTGTATATGCCTGGGTCGTTGCTAATTATGCCCTTGGCACTGTAGGAGGTGATCCTAAGCAAACAACTGGTATTATTGAACTTGGAGGTGCTGCAGCTCAG ATGCTGAGGAAGTTAAGTAAACAGCTGAATAGTGAGGATTGGATATGGAACAACCTAAATACCTTGCTGGGCAATAGGATCTATATCAGGATCAATGATGGAGGAACAAGT GAAAACAAGTTTCTTGTGATGGTGATACGTGATTTGTTAAACCTTTGTGAGATTACAAAAGGCAAAGACAACAAAGTAGTTATTGCAAGTAATATAAT GCAAATGACCGTGAACTCCAGTTTTCGATAG
- the LOC113736095 gene encoding uncharacterized mitochondrial protein AtMg00310-like — MANYWWEEVEGKAKVHWIGWKKMTKDKEAVGLGFKDLQMFNKALLAKQVWKLITQPNLLVSKVLKEKYYPKQSLVNCKVPNNASWIWKNISTVRMDVLEGIRRRIGNGRGTRIWEDKWIPNRSDGKPTTDKPHECQLKQVSELITNSRWNIVLIFKTFCP, encoded by the coding sequence ATGGCTAATTATTGGTGGGAGGAGGTAGAAGGAAAGGCAAAGGTGCATTGGATTGGATGGAAGAAGATGACAAAGGATAAAGAGGCTGTGGGATTGGGATTCAAAGACCTGCAAATGTTCAATAAAGCCTTGTTGGCAAAACAAGTTTGGAAGCTGATTACTCAACCAAACTTGCTTGTTAGTAAGGTTTTGAAGGAGAAATACTATCCCAAGCAGTCTCTTGTCAATTGTAAGGTCCCCAataatgcctcctggatctgGAAAAATATTTCAACTGTAAGAATGGATGTGCTagaaggaataaggagaaggATTGGCAATGGCAGAGGAACAAGAATCTGGGAAGACAAGTGGATCCCAAACAGGTCAGATGGAAAACCAACAACTGATAAGCCACATGAATGCCAACTGAAACAGGTCTCAGAATTGATCACCAACAGCAGGTGGAATATAGTTCTCATCTTTAAGACATTCTGCCCTTAA